gacccactagaattgtgatacagtgaattataagtgaaataatctgtctgtaaacaatgtcctaaccgacttgtcctaaccgacttgccgatgtcctaaccgacttgccaaaactatagtttgtttacaagaaatttgtggagtggttgaaaaacgagttttaatgactccaacctaagtgtatgtgaacttccacattttgttgttacaaggtgggattaaaattgatttaatttgtcaacgatctacataaaacactctgtaatgtcaaagtgaaaaataaaatttgaacatttgtaaaatatttatgaaaaatgtatgagtcatgttagaatcaccttggcagcaattacagctgagtctttctgggtacgtctcgaagagctttccacacctggattgtacaatatttgctaatttttcaaaaaaacAAATCTTCAATCTCTgtgaagttggttgttgatcattgctattttaaagtcttgctatagattttcaagccgatttaagtcaaaactgtaactaggccactcagtaacattcaatgtcgtattggtaagcaactccagtgtataattggccttgtgttttaggttattgtcctgataAGAGAATTGtcctcccagtgtctgttggaaagcagactggatcaggttttcctctaggattttctcTGTGCTTAGTTCCATCCTGTTTATTTTTATACCTCCTAAAACTCCCTAGTTCTtgtcaatgacaagcatacccataacatgatgcagccaccaccttgcttgaaaatatgaacagTGGTACttggtggtgtgttgtgttcaATTTGCCCccaacataatgctttgtattcaggacataaagtacatttctttgcaacattttttgcagttttactttagtgccttattgcaaacaggatgcatgttttggaatatttgtattctgtacaggcttccttctttttactctgtcaattgggttagtattgtggagtaacacaatgttgttgatccatcctcagttttctcctatcacagccattcaactctgtaactgttttaaagtcaccattggcctcatggtgaaatccctgagtggtttccttcctctccgggaactgagttaggaaggacgcctgtatctttgtagtgactgggtgtattgatacaccatccaaaatgtaaataataacttcaccatgctcaaagggatattcaatgtctgttttgtttttttacccatttaccaataggtgcccttctttgcgaagcattggaaaaaccctggtctttgtggttgaacctgtgtttgaaattcacttctcgactgagggaccttagatataattgtatgtgggggtacagagatgaggtagtcattcaaaaatcatgttaaacactgttattgcacacagagtgagtccatgcaacctattatgtgacttgttaagcaaatgtttactcctgaacttatttaggcttggcgtaacaaaggggttgaatacttattgactcaagacatttcagcttttcatttttgatcaatttttttaaatgtctaaaaacattattccactttgacattatggtgtattgtgtgtaggccagtgacacaaaatcgaAATGTAATCTATTATAAATtcatgctgtaacaacacaatgtggaaaaagtcaacgggtgtgaatactttctgaaggcactctagGTTTAATATATATGGCTAGGTTTTTCAATTACTGTAAGAGATGGCAAGCAGACTTTTCTCATAAAAAATATAACTTTTCAAGAAGATATTTTGCCTGCATTTTGTCACAGTGTACATTATATTGCATGCATAAAGTGTGTGAATAAAACAGCTTGTTTGTTCAGGTGTCCTTCTTCCTTTGTGCAGAAAATCGTAATGCACCATTGTCTTTACTGCCTCACTGTAGATACTTTGTCTTCCAGCAGCGTATAGACCATTCAGGGCATGTGGGCCAAAGTCATTTCCGTTGGCCTCCAGCACCATTTCTCTGAGGTATTTCCCTTATGCCTCCCCTTCTTAGCTGTAAACAGGCGTTAGTTCACACATCTCACTGCCTCAGTTCAGCTAACGATGTCAGGGAGCTTGTTGCATAATCCAAATAGCTTCTTCCAGCCcagtggagggtgtgtgtgtgtgtgtgtgtggtgaatctTGTGGTGGTGCTTTAACAAGCCACACACCCGGATCCAGATACATAATTTACTTATCTTGTCAATCACGTTTACAGTATGGTTTACTGTTCACAGAATAGTTCACTGTTTACAGAATGGGTTACTGTTCACAGAATAGTTCACTGTTTACAGAATGGTTCACTCTTCACATAATGGTTCACTGTTCACATAACAGTTCTCTGTTCACAGCGTGGTTCACTGTTCACAGCATGGTTCACTGTTAACAGAATGGTTCAGTGTTTACAGAATGGTTCACTGTTCACATAACGGTTCACTGTTCACAGCATGGTTCACTGTTAACAGAATGGTTCAGTGTTTACAGAATGGTTCACTGTTCACATAACGGTTCACTGTTCACAGCAGGGTTCAATGTTTACAGCATGGTTCACTGTTCACAGCATGGTTCACTGCAACATTTACAACTTAGGCTCCGCACTGTAATGAGCCCCCTGTTGCTATGTAGGGCAGACAATAAGCTGAATGACTCACAGACACAGTTGTTTTGTTTATGTTGACACTACGGATCAAGGATCAGGGCACACAGACGCGTGCCACTCTCATCTCACACAAGAAAGAGCTAATTTGGTGCCATGGAACAAGTTCCTGAGTTTTTGTTGTCTTGTCACTAACGAAGCAGTGGCTTGGACTGTGTAATGAGTGGCGCTACTTCATAGAGGAGTGCTTTGAAACAGCTGGGTAGATGAGGATTGAATTGTAAGGAGGCTCCTTTGAGGCGATGGTCATCTCACTAACTCCTCTCAGCTTGTTATTGTGCTCGCATTTCCAGTGATTCTCTGACTGATTCTAATGTCATTTTTTCTTTACCTTGTCTGGATCAATTTGGTGGCACAAATCATCAGTAGGCTAATATAAATGCAATAACAATAGTCATTTCActatatgtttttttgttttgaatTCTGTATCCTTTTGTGTAAGTGTTTCAGACTTGTGGCAGCGAGCTGATCCTAAATCAGTTCAAGGACAGGAAAAACAAATTCTGTATATCTTTATGATTAAGAGTAGACCTAATCTCTCTTTCTTTTTGGCCTTATTTCTCACTGCATGTCACATGGTATAGCGACTATTGCCGTTGGTTTGAAAAGGACAGGCGCTGCTTTTCAAAGCACATGCAATTAGACATCTGCAGGATTGAAAGAAACGCTCTTGCTCCATCCTCAAACTTTATTCTATTGCACGGACTACTGTTGGCTATACagataatcatgttttttttttgccaGACACTTCAGATCCGTGAAAAGTTTGTGTGCAGTATTTATACAAAACCAAATGTCGATTCAAATGGCTAACTATATAGGCGATAAACTGTAGAATTGACAAATATCCACAGAGAAGTGCAaccaacatttcagattttattgAAAAATATAAGTATAAGACATTCTCTTGCACAACAAAAATGTACTGGTTGCTCATAAGTTTATTAACAAACTTAAATAACATAACATACAATATAACTTAATTTCCTAAGCCTATAAGATCTACCAAAAAATATGTTCTTATcttaaagaaagagagacagaatcGTGTATATTCTACAGTTTTGACGTAGAACTTTAACAACAATCGCATAATACAAATTCATAGGACATACTTTATCTTGCATGATATAGGCTACAATCATAATTACAAGTAGCCTACAAGCCCATTTAGTCTCCACCGTCAGGAGTTAAAGCTATAAAATAAATCATTATAAACAAAGATGGAAAAGCAGCACTATGGTACAGAATATTGTGTGTTTTGTGCTAAATGTAAAAACTAATCTTTggcggatggatggatggatgtagtttTCATTTCCCGAAGATCTCCATCATTTTTCTGTTGCTATGGGCTTGTTGCTGTAACTGTTCAGCTCTGGACATCTCCATCATCTGTCGGAGCATGTGGAACGTAAGATCTAGAGATATCGGCGGATCATCggacctcctccccctctccattgaGTCGTCGAGCTGGTTCGCGAAGCCGCTGACGAATCGGCTGATGTTCCCAACTTTGCCTTGTAGAAGACGCTGCGTCAGCTGGAGCTGCAAGGCTCTATTATAGACCGCTGGGGAGCCCTCTGGGTACATGCCTTTCGGTGCGGGCGCAGCAGAGTTGCGGTTCCCGTTGCCCAGTCGGATGTAGTATTCCTCTCCTTGTCGCGTCAGGAGGGGAAGAGACTGTTGCTGCGCGTCGTGATGTGGAGCGGTGGCGCGCTGGACAGCGCCAGGGCTCTCGATAGCCCTACACTCATAGCGCGGTAAGAAAGCAATGAGCAGAACCACGGTGGTGACGAGTAAATTGAGCTTCATGTCAGGGGTTCAACGAAATCTGAAGAAGAAAGGAGACAATTAACTTCACGTCTCCCGCAATCATTATAATTTTTGTACAATACGTTGATGCGTAATTTGTTCGTAAAATTGAGATGCATTCGTTGCATGCGATGAAGTTGCAGGATAATATAAAATACATGTGCATGACTGAAAGTAAAAGTTTCAATTGTGATGAGAATACACTGTCTATTATTTTAAATTCCTGTCATCTCTACCATTATCAGACTAGGAATTTACAGccataaataaattaaatagaaTATGTACATGCAAAGTAATCCATTTAGTGGTCCATAAATCCAGGGGTTGGTGAAACGTCCACAAAATCAAAACGAGATAGCAGAGAGGGAATATATGAATTATGCGTGCATCTTTGAGTATCCATCAAGTTAATTTGGAAATCTATGAACAGCTTTCCATGTTGAGGAATAACATGTAATGGCACCTGCCAACACACAAatgaaaataacattttaaaatgaagtATGATCTATGCATGGACTTGTTGCCAGCATATATGGTCTCATACCTTCAGTTGGGTCGTTGTGTCCCTGGATTTGAGGTATTTGTTGAGAACTCTCTTCCTCTTCCACGAGTGATGGATCAAGATATGTGTATAAGGAGTTCTTCAAATAAAGGACGGCAGTTTGGATTTATATAGCCAAGACCCGCGACAAGTGTCACGCTCTGAGCTCAGAGATTGCGTATGCGCGGAGTTACATTGGTGTAACTTGAATGAACGCCTCTGTGAAAGTCTGGGGTAGTTTGAATGAGATGAGTCATAAATGTtggttgtgtgcgtgcgtgtgtgtgtgtgtttagaataCAACATATTTTCCAACACGCACACAGGCTTGGATGCAGACATAATTATTTGTCCATAGTTGTTCTTTATCTCAGTGGCTGGTCTGTTCTACAAAAAGGAGACCTGTATTATGTCATGCACAAGTCCTGTTCAGAAAATAGACAGAATTGTAATTTtggtggtgcacttcacaaaatgatTCTCACTCAGACAATCAAATGCCAGACTTTGTGCCCTGAATTAGAAATTAGAAATAAAATATTGCTGAGACATGATTAATATTTATAACAGATTACCTCAGAGTACATTctaaattaatataattataCTAATGAACTTCAAGAACAACAGATTGGTCTGAAATGCATTGTCCAATATTTCATGGCAATCCCTTAAAATGTCTTGAACAGAATGTTCGGAATGCTATAGGAGCTTACTAGCTcaacttaaaaaaataaatatatatggcCCTTTTCAAGCACTGTCTGTGGATTATAGTTCCTCAACTTTTCTTAAACATGATTACACACCAACATACACTGAATGGCCagcttattaggtacaccaccccattcacaaaatgacagtgagtcacgtggctgtggcttgctatataaagcaggcagacaggcaccaaggcattcagttactgtttgattgaacattagaatgggcAAGCGAGTGACCTAAGCGGCTTTGAGAGTGATATAATCGTCGGTGGAGGCGCGCTGGTTCCAGTTTCTCAGAAACGGCCGGCCTCCTGGACTTTTCACacatgacagtgtctagggtttaccgagaatgatgagacaaaaaaaaaaacagtcagcggcagtcctttGGGCAAAAACAGCTTGTTAATGATAGAGGTCGAAGGAGAAGGGAATGAATTGTGGAAGCTAACAGGCTGGCCACAAGCAGGCAAATAATGGTTCAATAGCTCAGAGTGGACTGGTGGCGGTGGCTATTGAAGCAGACGACCAcactgggttccactcctatcggctccagtgggcatgcgatcaccaacactggacaattgaggaatGGAAAAATATagcctggtccgacgaatcctgGTTCCAGttgtgtcatgctgatggcagaatCAGGATTTAGCATAAGTctatggccccatcctgcctggtgtcaacagtacaggctggaGGCGGTGgtataatggtgtggggaatgttttcctggcacacgttagttcccttgataccaattgagcaatatTTGAATgccacaccttgtagaatccatgccccgaagaattcaggctgttttggagacaaaggggggtccgacctggtactagatgggtgtacctaatgaactggccactgagtgtagaTGTACACAATGTAAGTTAGTGAAGTCtggtgaaagtctacacaccccttgtacagtcttcacattttgctgtcCTAAAATTAAATCTATAAAGGATTTCATTTTTTCCCTACAGatcacattttcaaagtgaaagaaagttATAGAACATTTTCCAAATAAATAGACAAAATTAAAAACAATGTATTGATTGcttatgtcttcacaccccagagttcaTTCTCGGTGGAAGCATTTTTGACAGCCATTACAACTGTGAATCATTTTGATCCCTTTGTATATTcttgtattgtggtggcagcatcatgttatgggtatgcttgttgtcggcagggactggggattttgtcaggatcaaaagaaACTTGAAAGGTATCACAGTGGTGAAGAAACAAAAGTGTATTCCTCAAACAGGGCTAGGCAAACGAccggtcaaggcaggcaggggtcaataatccagagagggtgtaaagtacaggacagcaggcgggctcagtgtcaggtcaggcagaggtcggtaatccagagtagtggggcaaaggtacaggacggcaggcaggctcagggtcaggataggcagaagggtcaaaaccgggaaaaactAGACAACAGGAACTTAGACAAGATAGGAGCAAGGGGGAAAACGCTTGTAGGTTcaacaaacaaaacgaactggcaacagacaaacagagaacgcaggtataaatacacaggggataatggggaagatggatgacacctggagggggtggagacaagtacaaagacaggtgaaacagctcagggcgtgacaaaaggagcaaagcccaggtaaaatgTTAGAGGAAAACCTGACTCAGTCTTCTAAAAACCTAACCCTGGAGTTTTATTTCCACAACACAATTACACATATTTGAATGTCAAAGACACACCAcaatggctttccaagaggtgttgagtgtACCTGAACGTCCATTCTTTGTCCTGATTAAAATCTAGGTAAGAAATTTGAGCCAAAATgtgaatattgctgtccatcaatgattcccaaccaTATTTACTGAGGTTGAGCagttttgacaaaaacaatagaTATATGTTCCCCTAAAAGTGCAAGGTTtgttggtagaatcttattcaaaatgattcacagctgttaTGGCTGCCAAATGCACTTCCATCAAGTATTAACTCTGAGGTTTCAAGACATCAATACAGTTAATACTTGATGGAAGTGcatttggcagccattacagctgtgaatcattttgcTCCTTTCAAGTttcttttgatcctgacaaactccccagtccctgtcgacaacaagcatacccataacatgatgctgccaccacaatacaagAAAATACAAAGGGatcaaaatgattcacagctgtaatggctgccaaaaaTGCTTTCACCAAGAAtgaactctggggtgtgaagacataatCAATCAATACATCGTTTTTAATTTTGTTTATTAATTTGGAAAATGTTCTATaactttctttcactttgaaaatgttgGAGTATGTTGTGTAGATCATTAGAGATTAAAACAAATAAAGAATCATTTAAAGGCAGCAAATTGGGAAGattgcaaggggtgtgtagactttcaatAGCGACTGTATGACCTGGTTCTTCTTAAGGTCTCCTCCATCATTTACTGTGGGTAGAAATAGCATACATGCTGCACTACAGAGCCATTCTCACCCATCTCAACTAAGCAAAGACATTACTGTTTGTTAACGTTCTCCTAACCTTTCCAGCTGTCCTGTCTTGCTTTCTGGAGGTGAACCTgcaaatggggcggcaggtagcctagtggttagagcgttggactagtaaccgaaaggttccaAGATCAAATCCTCAAGCAGACAAGGGTAaaaaatctgttctgcccctgaacaaggcagttaaccccctatTCCTAGGCCATCACTGAAAATAGTAATtggttcataactgacttgcctaggtaaataaaaaCACATCTCAATGTGTCACAGGGTGTTCACCAAGACCATCAGTAATGATTCATTACTGCTGCAAACATGTACATCACTAGCTCTGTCACTCCTGTCTTCTTGGCCTGCCAGACAAGCACTTGACAAGGACAAGCACTTCTCAAAATAAAGCACTTGATCCAAGTTTCACACTGACCGCCATTAGAATCCCAATCAGCTTCATAGAGAGCACGGAGTTCTCTAGCTCCACTGTTTCCATTCGTTGTCTGTCTGCTTAGGCTTTGTTTCTGGTTCTTTCTTTTTGCTTTCTTATCTCTGTTTCTCATTTTCTCTGCCAGTTTGTCgctttctatctatctatctatctatctatctatctatctatctatctccctccctccctccctccctccctccctccctccgtccgtccctctctctctcccacacactcaTAGATTTCTTTTAGTTCTGGTTCATAGTAGTTTTCTGGAAATGTAATCAGCGTTGCAAAGGAAAAGGTGCAACACTCGCTCAGCATTAAAAattctgtttttttaaacaaagTTAA
The window above is part of the Salvelinus namaycush isolate Seneca chromosome 7, SaNama_1.0, whole genome shotgun sequence genome. Proteins encoded here:
- the LOC120050342 gene encoding corticoliberin-like, translated to MKLNLLVTTVVLLIAFLPRYECRAIESPGAVQRATAPHHDAQQQSLPLLTRQGEEYYIRLGNGNRNSAAPAPKGMYPEGSPAVYNRALQLQLTQRLLQGKVGNISRFVSGFANQLDDSMERGRRSDDPPISLDLTFHMLRQMMEMSRAEQLQQQAHSNRKMMEIFGK